Proteins from one Fragaria vesca subsp. vesca linkage group LG6, FraVesHawaii_1.0, whole genome shotgun sequence genomic window:
- the LOC101292322 gene encoding uncharacterized protein LOC101292322 isoform 2, translated as MENNSKEQEENGCKEQEDNTNKEQVVELSPSSSASVYEIPGEPAVVIDGILVVPPSNGSLVLSEAVNDAASLGNTRFGLWLVGREVRKLFGEQYYSGTVTEFDEESGWWRVVYEDGDLEDLEWNELEQVLQPLDIMVPLKSLALKTLKKMKKPVQKSKGATARPLKQKSKRSATSGKKVSVAEDVPMMTPEVKQAGEGAKQSAKKNK; from the coding sequence ATGGAGAACAACAGTAAAGAACAGGAGGAAAACGGTTGCAAAGAACAGGAGGATAACACCAACAAAGAGCAGGTAGTAGAGCTGTCACCATCATCATCAGCATCGGTTTATGAAATACCAGGGGAGCCTGCTGTTGTCATTGATGGAATTCTTGTGGTTCCCCCAAGTAATGGCTCTCTTGTACTCTCTGAGGCCGTGAACGATGCAGCATCACTCGGAAATACAAGATTTGGTTTATGGTTGGTTGGAAGGGAAGTACGAAAGTTGTTTGGTGAACAATATTACTCTGGTACAGTGACCGAGTTTGATGAAGAATCAGGCTGGTGGAGGGTTGTGTATGAAGATGGCGACCTTGAAGATCTCGAGTGGAATGAGCTGGAACAGGTGCTTCAGCCCTTGGATATTATGGTCCCATTGAAATCGTTAGCCCTGAAGACTCTCAAGAAAATGAAGAAGCCTGTCCAGAAATCCAAGGGTGCTACAGCTCGACCTCTAAAACAGAAATCCAAACGCTCGGCAACTAGTGGAAAGAAAGTCTCAGTGGCTGAAGATGTTCCAATGATGACTCCAGAGGTGAAACAGGCTGGAGAAGGTGCGAAACAGTCTGCTAAAAAAAACAAATGA
- the LOC101299795 gene encoding pentatricopeptide repeat-containing protein At2g37310-like, with protein MWFTKPLSTQISAQTNLYIQRALHTDGLDLAAYGRLFQHFTDRRLPRQAKQLHARLLLFSVKPGNFLASKLISFYCRNNQLKQAHKVFDEIPQKNTFAWNALLIGYSIRNMHTDTLRLFSAMMASHSPEAKPDNFTMTCVMKALGGLFSGTDLAKEVHCFVLRNGFDSDLFVANCLMTFYSRCDEVGMARALFDRMPERDIVSWNSMIGGYSQAGCYGECKELYREMLESVKVRPDDVTAVSVLQACVQSSDLEFGMEVHRFLNESLIEMDVKLYNALIGLYARCGKFDCARELFDGMSEKDEVTYGSLVSGYMFHGFVDKAMDVFRESTNRSLSTWNAMISGMVQNSRHEAAIDLVREMQACGFKPNTVTLSSVLPAISYFSNLKVGKETHAYTVRNNFDWNIYVATAVIDTYAKSGFLSGAQQVFDQSKYKSLVIWTAIISAYAAHGDANVSIGLFNKMIGSGIQPDEVTFTAVLTACSHSGAVDEAWKIFKAMFPVYGIHPSVEHYACMVGVLSRAGRLTEAAELIQNMSIEPSAKVWGALLNGASVARDVELGKFVFDRLFQMEPENTGNYVIMANLYAQAGRWEEADKVRERMKEVGLQKIPGISWIETSDGLHSFIARDASNERTEAIYEILEGLLGLMKEKGYVLLEELDEESVNVG; from the coding sequence ATGTGGTTTACAAAGCCATTGAGCACTCAAATCTCAGCCCAAACCAACCTCTACATCCAACGCGCCCTTCACACCGACGGCCTCGACCTCGCCGCCTATGGCCGCCTCTTCCAGCATTTCACCGACCGCCGCCTCCCGCGTCAGGCCAAGCAGCTCCACGCCCGCCTCCTCCTCTTCTCCGTCAAACCCGGCAACTTCCTCGCATCAAAGCTCATCAGCTTCTATTGTAGAAACAACCAACTCAAACAAGCACATAAGGTGTTCGATGAAATTCCTCAGAAGAACACTTTCGCTTGGAATGCCTTGCTTATTGGGTACTCCATTCGCAACATGCATACTGATACTCTGAGGCTGTTTTCGGCCATGATGGCGTCGCACTCGCCGGAAGCGAAGCCGGATAATTTCACTATGACTTGTGTGATGAAGGCGCTGGGGGGTTTGTTTTCCGGGACTGATTTGGCTAAGGAGGTGCATTGCTTTGTTCTGAGAAATGGGTTTGATTCGGATTTGTTTGTTGCTAATTGTTTGATGACTTTCTATTCGAGGTGTGATGAGGTTGGAATGGCCAGGGCATTGTTTGATAGGATGCCGGAGAGAGATATCGTGTCGTGGAATTCGATGATTGGTGGGTATTCTCAGGCTGGGTGTTATGGAGAGTGTAAAGAGTTGTATAGGGAGATGTTGGAGTCTGTGAAGGTGAGGCCTGATGATGTGACTGCAGTTAGTGTTTTGCAGGCATGTGTACAGTCTAGTGATCTTGAGTTTGGTATGGAGGTTCATCGGTTTTTGAACGAGAGTCTAATTGAGATGGATGTCAAGCTTTATAATGCTCTTATAGGGTTATATGCAAGATGTGGTAAGTTTGATTGCGCTCGAGAATTGTTTGATGGGATGAGTGAGAAGGATGAAGTGACATATGGCTCATTAGTTTCGGGATACATGTTTCATGGCTTCGTTGATAAAGCCATGGATGTTTTCCGAGAAAGTACCAACCGAAGCTTAAGTACATGGAATGCTATGATTTCGGGTATGGTTCAGAACAGTCGGCATGAGGCTGCCATAGATTTAGTTCGTGAAATGCAGGCATGTGGTTTCAAACCAAATACCGTGACATTATCAAGTGTTCTCCCTGCAATTTCGTATTTCTCAAATTTGAAAGTAGGGAAAGAAACACATGCTTATACAGTCAGAAACAATTTTGATTGGAATATTTATGTTGCAACTGCTGTTATTGATACTTATGCAAAGTCGGGGTTTCTTTCTGGGGCACAACAGGTTTTTGATCAATCAAAATATAAGAGTTTGGTCATTTGGACAGCAATAATCTCAGCTTATGCTGCCCATGGAGATGCTAATGTGTCTATTGGTCTGTTTAACAAGATGATTGGTAGTGGGATACAGCCAGATGAAGTAACATTTACTGCAGTATTAACAGCTTGTTCTCATTCTGGAGCGGTAGACGAAGCTTGGAAAATCTTTAAGGCCATGTTTCCGGTATACGGCATTCACCCTTCAGTTGAGCACTATGCATGCATGGTAGGTGTTCTTAGCCGAGCTGGGAGACTCACTGAAGCTGCAGAGTTAATACAAAACATGTCAATCGAGCCAAGTGCTAAAGTTTGGGGTGCATTACTAAATGGGGCTTCAGTTGCTCGTGATGTTGAACTGGGGAAGTTTGTTTTTGACCGTCTATTTCAGATGGAGCCTGAGAATACCGGGAACTATGTCATTATGGCAAATTTATATGCACAAGCTGGGAGGTGGGAAGAAGCTGATAAAGTCAGGGAAAGAATGAAAGAAGTTGGATTACAGAAAATTCCTGGTATTAGCTGGATTGAAACAAGTGATGGATTACACAGCTTCATAGCAAGGGATGCATCTAATGAAAGAACTGAAGCTATCTATGAAATACTTGAAGGATTGCTAGGATTGATGAAAGAGAAAGGGTATGTTTTGCTGGAGGAATTAGATGAGGAGAGTGTCAATGTTGGTTGA
- the LOC101293213 gene encoding E3 ubiquitin ligase BIG BROTHER-like, with product MELETTTTTIMTALATLTPPQLSDLTHTLLSLSHHHRRRISSLLSSPILFTLTIRRLNSLSLHHKTILISRHVISSLHPLVLHFQPAANTPKPRVKLRDLDAVLLLLLLCEAHQHDPDALQAPVTKWREVVGKFYCDSMLTVSGIGDHNASVLVSYVEMLTRCLRFVSSSFGGKAGREVAASKAVVVALPSVEVKSGGTKECVICKEEMAENRDVCELPCRHLFHWVCILRWLSKRNTCPCCRFGLPTDDVYGEIQRLWEVLVSVSSDKGLV from the coding sequence ATGGAACTAGAAACCACCACCACAACCATCATGACCGCTCTGGCCACCCTCACACCTCCCCAACTCTCCGATCTCACCCACACCCTCCTCTCCCTCTCCCACCACCACCGCCGCCGCATCTCATCTCTCCTCTCCTCTCCCATCCTATTCACACTCACCATCCGCCGCCTCAACTCGCTCTCCCTCCACCACAAGACCATCCTCATCTCCCGCCACGTCATCTCCTCCCTCCACCCTCTCGTCCTCCACTTCCAGCCCGCCGCCAACACCCCAAAGCCACGTGTCAAGCTGAGAGACCTCGACGCAGTCCTTCTCCTGCTCCTGCTCTGCGAGGCCCACCAGCACGACCCTGACGCCCTCCAAGCCCCAGTTACAAAATGGCGGGAAGTAGTCGGAAAGTTCTACTGCGACAGCATGCTAACGGTTTCCGGCATCGGAGACCACAACGCGTCGGTGTTGGTTTCTTACGTGGAAATGCTGACGAGGTGTCTGAGGTTCGTTAGTAGTAGTTTTGGCGGGAAGGCTGGGAGGGAAGTGGCGGCGTCGAAAGCGGTGGTGGTGGCTCTACCGTCGGTGGAGGTGAAAAGCGGTGGGACAAAGGAGTGCGTGATATGTAAGGAGGAGATGGCGGAGAACAGAGATGTGTGCGAGCTGCCGTGCCGGCATTTGTTTCATTGGGTGTGTATTTTGCGGTGGCTGAGCAAGAGGAACACGTGTCCATGCTGCCGGTTCGGGCTTCCGACCGATGACGTCTACGGGGAGATCCAGCGGCTGTGGGAGGTTTTGGTTAGTGTGAGTTCCGACAAGGGTTTAGTTTAG
- the LOC101300084 gene encoding F-box protein CPR30-like, with protein sequence MEEANLPEEMIVLILTWLPVKSLLRFTCVSKRFHSIILSDPKFAKSQFEAARDRKTLDHTLIYSVKGPRFGSLDLGTPSFGDPSSARNLNLPFQSPAPAVALLGSCNGIVFLAFDEKIVYVWNPSTGFFKKLPHPVFSPIENGFLIYGVGYLPATDDYRVLVVSVDCIDDKDGAAVYSSRAHAWKTLEVAAFSSFSFEGTLLKEALHWLSIRNEIFAFDLTQQEEYKFRKMLPPLCVGDDNGQNHGHLGVSAGGCLSLACCSTDAADCIHVWVMREYDVRDSWTKLFNLKFDPPKEPWDYIHGAVLVVETGMVAGIIVHNNYYRGLVKILHNEDKCSLYKVEDIWLDCIQYQESLLRIDD encoded by the coding sequence ATGGAGGAAGCAAACCTACCCGAAGAGATGATAGTGCTCATCCTCACCTGGCTTCCCGTGAAATCCTTACTTCGATTCACCTGCGTTTCTAAACGCTTCCATTCCATCATTCTCTCCGACCCCAAATTCGCAAAATCCCAATTCGAAGCAGCTCGTGACCGCAAAACCCTGGATCACACACTTATCTACTCCGTAAAAGGCCCTCGATTCGGATCCCTGGACCTGGGGACGCCGTCGTTTGGAGATCCTTCCTCAGCTAGAAACCTCAATTTGCCTTTCCAGTCACCCGCCCCTGCTGTGGCGCTACTGGGCTCCTGCAACGGTATTGTATTCCTCGCCTTTGATGAGAAGATAGTTTATGTGTGGAACCCTTCAACTGGTTTCTTCAAGAAATTACCTCACCCTGTTTTTTCCCCAATTGAAAATGGGTTCCTCATTTATGGCGTTGGCTATTTGCCAGCCACCGATGACTACAGAGTTCTCGTAGTATCCGTTGATTGTATTGATGACAAGGACGGGGCCGCCGTTTACTCATCCCGAGCTCACGCCTGGAAAACACTTGAGGTCGCTGCCTTCTCTTCTTTCTCTTTTGAGGGGACTCTTTTGAAAGAGGCGCTTCATTGGCTCAGTATTCGGAATGAAATCTTTGCTTTCGATTTGACACAGCAAGAGGAATACAAGTTCAGGAAAATGTTGCCGCCACTGTGTGTTGGTGATGACAATGGCCAAAATCATGGCCATCTTGGAGTTTCTGCTGGAGGATGCCTGTCTCTTGCTTGTTGTTCCACGGATGCGGCCGACTGCATTCATGTATGGGTCATGAGAGAATATGATGTGCGTGACTCATGGACAAAGCTCTTTAACTTGAAGTTTGATCCCCCAAAGGAGCCGTGGGATTACATTCATGGAGCTGTTTTGGTTGTGGAAACTGGTATGGTTGCCGGGATAATTGTTCACAACAACTACTATCGTGGGTTGGTAAAGATTCTTCACAATGAAGACAAGTGTAGTTTGTATAAGGTTGAGGACATTTGGCTTGACTGTATTCAATATCAAGAGAGTCTACTTCGGATAGATGATTAG